A segment of the Anopheles cruzii chromosome 2, idAnoCruzAS_RS32_06, whole genome shotgun sequence genome:
TTGATTGCAACTAACTGGAATGTAGTTTGATTTAGTGTGCCAAAAAGCTCTATGTAATTGCGCGGCAGAAAGGGAATAGATTCGGTTAAGCAGCTGTATAAAGAGAAGACTAAGTTTATCGGCGGTTTCTTATTATTCTATCTCATTATTCATTATATTTAAACAAATCTGCCCGCTGAAATGGAAGAGCAAAACGCGGGAACACCGAACGCTACAACAGCAAAAATGGCTACAGACAGGGGtaggaataaaacaaaaaacacgagAAATATACTTAACATACCACACTAATTGGTGCTCCGCTTAATGGTAAAACATTTAATAGAACGGGTGCCAATATTCCAACGCTTTTGGGAAACGAGCAGCAACAAATGCTAATCAGCAGCCAGCAGACCGCGCATAGAACTAAAATGCTTGGCGGCAGGATATGAGAATTtgaattttcctttcgtttaatttcttttcaaaatttccTTTGCACATGCAGATATGCACAAACTTTTCAAAGTCATCAAAGCAGCCCGAAAAACGCATTTCGCGATCTGGATGACGTGTGTTCAGCTACCGCTTCTTCGGCGCTCTTCATTTGCCATTCAAGTATTCTTTAATCGcataaaaatcaaactaaattaTTCTGTAATGGAGTTTTAAGCGAAAGCGTTTCTTTAatttaacaataaattatctACCAATGGACAATAACCGATAGTTGTCAAATGCCAACGTGGTGGGCTTCGGCTTTCTGTGTTCCTTTTCTTAAGCCGGAAAATGTAACggaaaaatgaaagaaattaaCACAAAACCTGTGGAATTAAGACACAACAATCCGGGCCGTGCGTTTCAATCGGtcataatttattgctttcacttttgtttgacacacaaacacacacaagtaTACAGTCCACCCTATTGTCCAGCTTTTCCGTCTAGTTATGGCTCATAAAAAACTCGATCAACACGCTCAAACCTTACACCGCGAAAATGGAAGTGTGGTTCAACCCATTAGCCCCGGAAACCTTTTTGTGCGACATTGCTATGCGTGCGCCCGTGTTCCCGGGAAACCCCGGGAAAAGATCCTTTGCAACCTCACGTTCCCGTGCGTGTTTTCCGTGAGTTTTTCCTACCAATCAATTCGTATCAGCCGCCCAAGTCAGCCGCCGTGGGACGCGATGTGCTGTGTAAATCGTGTAAATATGTATACGTGTATATAGGCTATACATAATATGTAGGAGGCACATTAGATGGGTACGCGTTGCGCGTATTGTACATATAAAATCTGCTTCAAAACCGCGATTGCGTCCAATTTCGATAAATACTGCTTCGTAGGgttacaaacaacaaaaacaacgttTTTTTCCTAGACACTTCGCCGCACCATTCTGGGGGAAACGGGGGAAAGAGAGACACAAAAGTAGGGAGCCTGTTGCACTGTCCCGTTATTCGATAAAGaccgcaccaccatcaccaccagcaccgctcGCTAGAGCTCCGTCTGGGGCGGTCTTATGCTGGTGTGCACCAGGAGGGTAGCCAGCTCGAGCTCCTCGCTGTACTTGTTGCGCAACGGTACACTCCGGTAGCCGGTCCGGATGGCGCCGAGCGGGAAGACGGCCTGGCCGATAAAGATCGGCTCCCCGAACATGTCCTCGTCCTGCACTTCGAAGCGTATCATCGCAAAGTGTGGGTTCGCTATGCGAAACTCGCAGATCTCGTTCCAGATGGGATTCAGCCCGTTGTCCGCTGTGAGTTCCGAGTTGGagaccaataaaaaaaatgagaTGAAAACCCTGCTGTACGCTTGCTAACGAACGAGGACTTACCTATGGCCCGTGTACGATGCTTCATGCCACCGTCGAAGGACGCACCCAGTACTTCCACTTCCACCAGCGGACTCGTGATGTTGCGGCTCACTTTACACAGATTGCGCCCTCCGATGATGCGCACGTTCACGATCACCTCACCGACCCCGACCAGCGTGTTTGGATCGGACGGATCGAACTCGTCGCGGAACATAAAATCCGGCTTGAGCAGAAAACCGCAGCCGCCGTTGTCGCGAAATTTGGCCTGATTCAGCTGCATCGGTTTGTCCGGGGTCTGAAAGTTGAGGGCGATCATCTGGGAGCCACAGTTCCACAAGGCCGTCGGGTGGTAGTTGGACGAGTCCAACCGTTGCCCCTTCGGGTATACCCTGCTcaggtggtgccggtggtaccGTACGAACAGGCCGCGCGTTTCCGGCTGTAGAAAATACTTTTCCGCTTTCGTCTCCGGAAAGCTGGACATCTCGTAAAACACCCACGAGGCGCTGTGATGCTTGAACGGGACACTCCGGCAGTAGATGATGAGATCGGACATTTCTTTTGCGACCCGCGAGTTGCGCTCCATCTTGCGCCGCTCGTTCTCCAGGACGCTCGCGTTCTGGGCCGCTTCCTTGATCGCGTTCATCCACTCGAACGCCAGCTCCTTCGTCTGCACACCCACCTCGAACACGTTCTGCATCGTCGGGTTTTGGATGCGCAGAATCCGCGCAATGTCCGGGTGATTACTGTACGCCAtctcgacgacggcgccgtGCACATCGAGCGAACCTTTCTGCAGACTACCGAGCATCAGTGGCTCGTTGGCCGCTTCATCCACCAGCGTACCATCGTCGGCCGCACTTAGTTCCTGCACGTAGTTGGCCGGAAAGTAGTGCTGCCGTTTGCCACCATAATCCCCGACCCACCAGTCGCTGCCCTTCTTCGTGACGTTGCTAATGATGGCGTGTTTGCAGAATGACAGCTCGTCGTCGCGCTGCGCCTTATAATCGTAGAGTGCCTTGACCGTAACGTTTTCGctcgtaaccgtcgatggatCCATGTAGCCATATGCGCCGCTCTCTTCCGGCACCTAATGGCGTGACAGTGACGTTAGAAAACGGGCTTAAAATACGGGCTACAGAGCAGCACACTTACGTCCATCGTGTTGATGCGTCGGATCATTTCGCGCGGAATCGGATAGGTAAGTGTAACCTTGCGGTACAGGGGATGTTTGATGTAGAAATTGACTAAATCGACCAAGCTCTCGAACTCCATGCCTCCCATTTCGTACAGCCGGCCTTCGACGCGTATCCGACAGTGTTTAAACTTTCCGTGCGCGCTACAATTTCGAACAGAGACTCCTCAATCGATTATGATAGGAATCACCAGGTGGATGGATTCTTACCGGAACGATATTACGAATGCCTTTGGCCCTTTCTCACTCGGTCGCACCAAAAACGCCCCATCCTGCGGGACCTGATTGAGCACAATCTCCGACTGTTCCCGGGTGGTCGACTGATGGTACCACTCCTTCGTCTCGTGCTTGTTCGGCTGGGGAACTGGTTCCTTCAGTGTAATGTAGAATTCCTACAAAAGCAAAAGGTGACAACGGTTAAATGGCCATTTCGTGTACATGACCGGGTCCACCTACCGCACTGCGGAGTGCATTCTGGCGGTAGTACATGATCAGACTGTACAAACTGTCAAACAGCACATTCTCCATCAGGTAGTACTTCGTGACGCCCTTGTCCTGCTTCAGCTTGATTCGACAGTGGTTCGGTTTGCCCTGGCGCCAGAACGACAAACAGTAGTCCCCGACAAAGGTGACACTCTCGCGCACCAGAAACGTCCCATCGCCAAGGTGGGAAAATTGCTGCAACAGTTTTTCCGCCTCCTCCCGGCCACCGCTCAGCTTGCCGTGGAACCAGTTTTCACCGAAATGCAGCTCATCGTTCGACACGACCGTACCGTCGCGGGTGCGGCTTCCGAAATCATTCTCTTCACGTTCCTCGTCCCGTCCGTCGTTGTCACGATCACTtctaaaagaaaaacacacccGTTCAccatcaaaatggccaattcCGGTTCGACCCGACCCGCACATACCGCTGACTGTCGGTGTAGAACAGTTTGTGTTGTGTCAGCACAAAAAAGTGTGCGTTCCATCCCTTGTCGACCGGATCCTCTAGGTACAGGATACCGTTCTTGACCGTGTTCCGGATATCGagttcaccgtcgtcggtgccaccgccacgtTGCATCAGAATGGCTGACTCTTTTCCGCCCtcatcgaccaccaccattccgTTCTCGGGAagctttttgtgttttagaATGATCTTGCGCTTCAGCTGCTGGGGCGACGGGAGCTGCGTTTCGGCTTTATCGATCGGTtgcgtcagcagcagctcacCAAACACTTCGCACATCGCTTGCGCCATGCGGCGCTGCTGCGTgagcgaacagttttgctcgATCGACAGAATGAGCGGATAGTCCGACGTAACAAAGGCGTGCTCCTTGATCGTACGAATCACGTCCAGAAACTTGATGCGCGTCGTAAACGTGTGCCCGTGAAAGATCAGCGGCATATTGTCCGGGCCATCCCAGCAGTCCAGCTCGATGCACCGGCAGCCCATACGCAGTGCCCGGGCGTACGCTTCCACCGACGATTCGCTAGAAAATTGATCGCCCGTCAGGTAGGTGTTGTGCGACGACGATATCCAGTAGTGCGAGAGGGGCCGCGTCATGTCCTGATACACGGTATCGCACCGTCTGTTCCAAATTTCGTTTTGCCGTGAGAATAGAAAATCGATaaactgcaaaacaaaaaagcgccATATCATCACTCtagtgtgccgccgccgtaacAGATGGTGCGGCTGCTTTCGCCGAACCCCACCCTACCTCGTGCAGTCGCAGATAAGGTTCACGAACGTCACGTGCCGGGTCTTGGATGTAGTCGCTGATAAATTTGGCTACCACCTCCTCGctaccaccaccgtccggagCGTCACCCTCTTGTTCGTCCTGTTCTTTGGTTAGAAATTTGCGAAACTCTTGCAGTGTCACCGTTTGGCCGTCCTGGGTATACGAAGCCAGCCGCACGCCGTCAAAGTACTCGGGCAGGGTGGCCGGCGGTAGGATCAACCGTTGGTAGAGCCGCGTAAAGTCATCGAACCCGAGCTCGTTCCGTCGCCTCGTGTCCACCTCGTGGAATACATCGTTCAGCTTGGCGGTGGAAATTTTGCAATTTATCTTCGGCAGAAACGACCGAATGTCCTTCACGCTGGCCGTGCCATTGGTTTCCATCAGATAGAACTCCCGCCGCAGCCAGCGCTCGATCTGTAGCCAGTACGGGGCCGTTACGGTATCGCTGATGAGATACTTGAGCCCCTTCAACCACATATCAGCCTCTTTCTCGGAGAATGCTACAAAAGGAGAGACGAAACATTAGAAGACGCAGGAGAAATGGCTCCCAGACGTACCAACAATCGAAACGGTGCGCAATTTAAAGTCATTCCCGTGTAGCACCACGAAACACTTGCGcggttcgcttttctttgCCTCTTCGGGCCATTTTTCGAAATCTTTCGACTTCTTGCCTGGCCGAACCTCCTTCACCTCGCGCAGCTCCAGCGAACCCTCGTAGCTGCTGCGCCCGTTGGTCTGCACCGGCGACCATATGATctggaacggaacaaaataaaCCATGCTTGAGTCTCGATCCCCGCGGAGGATCACCTCCGCGCGAAGGACTAACCTGGCGCGTTTCCCGGCGTAGCATaagcgttttcttttccggccGCTTCCGGGGATAAAACTTCTGTATCAGGGTTCCGCGTTCCAGCTGGCAGATTATTTGCTCCATCTCGCCGAGTGCTGCCAGGCAGTTGCTGCCAGCAGTGCTACCAGTGCTGAAGCTCATTGTGCGGAATTCACGAACGAACTAGCGTGCGTGGGAAGACGTGAGAACGCGAGCCAATAATCCCGCTGGTAAATCCGTACCAGATTAACGATGCTCAACGTGGGCAGGCACTGTGGTCACTGAGCGGAACTGCTATCTTGGGACACATTATTTCCGCCCAACCAAGAAGGCAACATGTagacaataaaaaaaggaaagttgCTCACTAATCTCGCGCAGGGAAAGGAGGAACGACGATCAGCGGATCCGTCGGTCGGATGTGAAATGTCAAAGCGATAATAAACGAGCGACAGAGACAGAGGGCGAGTGAAATGGAACGAGAGGGCAGCGCAATGTTTACGTGCGGAATTCTGGAAGGTagcgaacggaaaaccggTGATAATGCCGGATTGATAAAGATTACGGTGCTTAGAGCTGCGACAACGCGCTAATCCGTAGACCTGTGGCCGACCTAGGAGAACATTTTTCATACAATcgttattttgtgttttgctctGAAGGTTAACCGTTCCTATAAGCACCTTGATATCTGTGTGCCTAGTGAGTGATGCCtcggagctgtcaaaatagAAGCACGCTGTTTGCGAGTCAACACGCAGGCAAAGGCGTAAAAAGACCGCGGGCAAACATGGACAACCCGGAGCAGGAGCTAAACTTCCACGAGCTAGAGTTGGACGATCGTTTGCTGAAGGTTAGTACGCCCCGAACGCACGGCTTCTAAATAGCGGCCTCAATCTCTTGTGTGAAACCCCCAGGATATCGCTCGCTTGGGATGGATATCTCCGACACTCGTGCAGGAGAAGGCCATACCGTTCCTGCTGGAGGGCAAGGATGTGTTGATTCGTGCACGCACCGGCTCCGGAAAGACGGCCGCTTTTGCCATCCCCATCATACAGAGTATCCTTAGCCGTAAGGGTGAATCGGCCCTCCGTGAGACGTCGGTACTCGTGATGGCACCGAGCCAGGATCTGTGCCATCAGATCAGCAAAGTTTTCAGTGAGCTAACATCCTCGTGTGGCGCCTTGGTACGCGTGGTCGATCTTTCGTCGAAAGAAGATCGTGCCACACACCGGCACTTGCTGGCCGAACGACCCGATATTATAGTTTCAACACCGGCAAAACTACGCACCGTGCTGACCGACGGAACGCTAAACGTTCGTGAAAGCCTGCGCTGTGTTACGATCGACGAGGCCGATCTTATGTTCTCCTTCGGATTCGAGAAAGATCTTCAGGAAgtattgaaacattttccaccagTGCATCAGTCGGTGCTGTGTTCGGCCACACTGGAGCAAGATGTGGAGTCACTCAAGAAGTTGATTCTTCACAATCCGGTCGTGCTGAAGTTGGAAGAACCGGATCTGGTGATCGGGAGCCAGTTGACGCACTATCAGGTCGAAGTGGAAGAAGTCGACAAGGCAGTGGTTCTGTACACGCTCCTTAAACTGAAGCTAATTCAGGGCAAGTGCATCATCTTCGTTAAATCTGTCGAGCGGTGCTACAGGTaagttctgttttcttttaacATTTAGTACCCCTTTATGATGAACGTCTTATGGACCGTTATGGAGGTGGCATTGATCGACGAACTTCGGAGCGTCCTTTATTGGCTATCGTGTGACACTTGGACTAATCTTCTCTCTGAATTCTACTTTAACTTCCTATTCATGTCTTTAACTGTCCATAGTCTGGACTAATTAGTTACTTTCTGTTTGTGTTCCAGATTGAAACTATTTTTGGAACAGTTCAACATTCGCTCGTGCATCCTGAATTCCGAGCTACCGATCAAAATCCGCTGCCATGCAGTCAGTCAGTTCAATCAGGTATAATCAGCGGCGCGCCAAATCTTCCACGCCTTCCTTCTGTACGCCAACAAATTGTATCTTTCGCACAGGGCGTCTACGACACGATCATTGCCTCCGACGAGCTGATGACGGACAATCCGGAGCGGGTAAgcaagaaaaaagcgaaaaaagtgtCCACCAAAAAGCTTCTGCAACAGAGCTCCGAAGCGGAATCGAGCGTTTCGCGTGGTATCGACTTCCAGTGCGTGTCGTGCGTGATAAACTTTGACTTTCCGAGCGACATCAACTCGTACATCCATCGGGCAGGACGTACGGCGCGTGGTAAGAATAATGGCAGCGTGCTGTCTTTGGTGGCCAACGATGAGGTCGAGCGCAAACGAGAGGTAGAAGAATTCCTGCAAGGACTGGCGGCCGACGAAGGATTCACGATGAAGTAAGCTTCATTTGGCGAAAAAACGGTTCTCCGTACTAATGTGGGTAATTGGTTCTTGGTAGGGATTTCCAGTTCAACTTCAACGAGGTAGAAGCGTTCAGGTACCGTGCAAAGGATGCCTGGAGAGCCATCACAAAGTTTTCGATCCGAGAGGCCCGCATCAAAGAGCTGAAGGCAGAAATGTTTAACTCGGAAAAGTTGAAGGTAAAGTCGCTGATTGGCAAGGAACTTAAGGAAATTACTGATTACGCTCTCCGTTGTGTTTAGTCTTTCTTTGAGGAAAATCCACGGGACCTGCAAACGCTGCGACACGATCGTTCCCTGCACACAGTGCGCGTCCAAGAACACCTGGGGGACGTGCCGGATTATCTTGTTCCACCGTCGCTACGATCAATCGTGGCGTTCACCAATACGCGGCGCAACAAGAAATCATCTACCGATTGGCGAACCGCCCGATTCCAACGGAAACGAGCCTCGAAAGTGGACAATCCGTTGCTGATGGACGGGATGGACTACGGGAAGAAGCGGAGAGTGTAAACATCAAAGCGCACCAACATAATGTTACTATCATTTTGGTTTATTAAATAAATCTGCTTGCTATCGCGAGCAGCTTTGTGTAGTCTGCGCCTTTCGCTTGTGTTTTTTCCCGCAGAATCGTTCGCAGCATGGTCGGTATTGGCACGTGGATGCGCGTCCCGAGCGGTGTTCCGTTATCGTCGATCAGCACCAGATTGTTGCTGTCAAACTTGGGCACTTTCGGCTTCTGGAACTGGCGCAGCCCAACCAGGATGCCCTTTTTCTTCTGGCCCTtgatggccaccagcaccttATCACCGATCAGGCCAACGTGCCGTTTGTTGTAGACGTGTATACATTTTGGTGGCCGCCCTTCTGCCATCGCCCGTTTTCCGATATCACTGTTGTCCACGACCCGTAGTCGCGCCAGCTTGCGAATCTCACTGCATGCCGGCGTCGTGTGTATTGTCCGGGAGACGGCACGAATCGAAAGTAGCTGAAGAAGGCCGTTTGTGAGCATTTTCGATTACTTGCCGAGCGGAGGATCTGGAAGATCTTTGCGTAACCGGTACGCTGCAATGTTTGCCTCGATTGACATGAGCACATTGGAGCACAAGATTTGTACAAGCAAACAGTGGTCCTGGCAAGATGGGGTAATTATCCCATGCTCACTGCACTGCCGTAAAACGTTCCGCAATCTGTTAAAAGTATCTCAGTCATAGTAAATTTTACCGCCCCAAGTACCGTGCTCTGTGTTTTTGAGACTAAGTTTTGTAATGTTTACCTTTTCCGCACAGCACTGTACAGCACTTCGCTAGCAACCTTGGGAGACGGCGTTTTGACAGCTGTGAACGCCATTTTTAAGTTTGCGAAGCAACAAAACGCTAGTGCAAGAAGAAGACCCACCTTGCCTGTGGATTCTCCGCGAGTTTCATCGTGCGATTTCCCAGCGAACGCGTTTCGCGTAGGAAAGACTCAGGCACAGAGGGAAATTACAGGCCGTTCTCGGAGCGGAGTGTGTAATCGAATTTGGGTCGTGCGCCAAACACACGCGGTACGATGTCGAAACGCCGGATCGAGGTGATGGATCCGTTCATCAAAAAGCGCAGGTAAGCACCGCATTGTGgccagtgtgcgtgtgtgtatgttcgCAATGGGGGGTGTGCTTCCTCATGGCGTCAACGAACTCACGAGAAGGCTGTTTCAATACGGTCAAATAGCCAACGACGACTAACACCGGATCGTTTTGCTCCACAGGGAGGAGAAGGCAGCTGCCGAAGCGGCAGCCGGTTCCTCCGCCAGCTCTTCGAAGCTAGACTCTGGCGGGGGAACATCGTACGGAACATCGGGTTCGAGCGCGCTTACGAAaggggcggccggcggcggtggagccGAAGCGGGTGGCAAAAATCCGCTCAACGGAATTCCCTACACACAGAACTACTACAATCTGTACAAAAAGCGTATCACGCTGCCGGTGTTCGAGTACAAGACGGACTTTATGCGGCTCCTGTCCGAGCACCAGTGCATCGTGCTGGTCGGTGAAACCGGTTCCGGCAAAACAACTCAAATACCTCAGTGGTGCGTCGAGTTTGCGCTCAAGTCGAGCTCGAAAGGTGTCGCGTGTACGCAGCCCCGCCGAGTGGCTGCCATGTCCGTGGCGCAGCGAGTCTCGGAGGAGATGGACGTGATGCTGGGCCAGGAAGTGGGCTACAGTATCCGTTTCGAGGATTGTTCGTCACCCCGAACGCTGCTAAAGTACATGACAGACGGTATGTTGCTGCGGGAAGGTATGAGCGATCCGATGCTAGAGGCCTACCAGGTGATTCTGCTCGACGAGGCACACGAACGTACGTTGGCCACCGATCTGCTGATGGGTGTGCTGAAGGAGGTGATCCGGCAACGCAAGGATCTGAAGCTGGTCGTCATGTCGGCCACCCTCGATGCCGGCAAGTTCCAGCAGTACTTTGACAACGCCCCACTAATGAACGTTCCGGGCCGGACGCACCCGGTCGAGATCTTCTACACgcccgaaccggaacgcgACTATCTGGAGGCTGCCATCCGAACGGTGATTCAGATACACATGTGCGAAGAGATCGAGGGGGACATTCTGATGTTTCTCACGGGCCAGGAAGAGATCGAGGAAGCGTGCAAGCGCGTAAAGCGCGAGATCGACAATCTCGGGCCGGACGTGGGCGAACTGAAGTGCATACCGCTCTACTCGACCCTGCCGCCGCACATGCAGCAAAAGATTTTCGAAACCGCTCCACCGAAGCGGGCCAACGGTGCGATCGGGCGCAAGGTGGTCATCTCGACCAACATTGCCGAAACGTCGCTCACGAT
Coding sequences within it:
- the LOC128277386 gene encoding 1-phosphatidylinositol 4,5-bisphosphate phosphodiesterase gamma-1, with amino-acid sequence MSFSTGSTAGSNCLAALGEMEQIICQLERGTLIQKFYPRKRPEKKTLMLRRETRQIIWSPVQTNGRSSYEGSLELREVKEVRPGKKSKDFEKWPEEAKKSEPRKCFVVLHGNDFKLRTVSIVAFSEKEADMWLKGLKYLISDTVTAPYWLQIERWLRREFYLMETNGTASVKDIRSFLPKINCKISTAKLNDVFHEVDTRRRNELGFDDFTRLYQRLILPPATLPEYFDGVRLASYTQDGQTVTLQEFRKFLTKEQDEQEGDAPDGGGSEEVVAKFISDYIQDPARDVREPYLRLHEFIDFLFSRQNEIWNRRCDTVYQDMTRPLSHYWISSSHNTYLTGDQFSSESSVEAYARALRMGCRCIELDCWDGPDNMPLIFHGHTFTTRIKFLDVIRTIKEHAFVTSDYPLILSIEQNCSLTQQRRMAQAMCEVFGELLLTQPIDKAETQLPSPQQLKRKIILKHKKLPENGMVVVDEGGKESAILMQRGGGTDDGELDIRNTVKNGILYLEDPVDKGWNAHFFVLTQHKLFYTDSQRSDRDNDGRDEEREENDFGSRTRDGTVVSNDELHFGENWFHGKLSGGREEAEKLLQQFSHLGDGTFLVRESVTFVGDYCLSFWRQGKPNHCRIKLKQDKGVTKYYLMENVLFDSLYSLIMYYRQNALRSAEFYITLKEPVPQPNKHETKEWYHQSTTREQSEIVLNQVPQDGAFLVRPSEKGPKAFVISFRAHGKFKHCRIRVEGRLYEMGGMEFESLVDLVNFYIKHPLYRKVTLTYPIPREMIRRINTMDVPEESGAYGYMDPSTVTSENVTVKALYDYKAQRDDELSFCKHAIISNVTKKGSDWWVGDYGGKRQHYFPANYVQELSAADDGTLVDEAANEPLMLGSLQKGSLDVHGAVVEMAYSNHPDIARILRIQNPTMQNVFEVGVQTKELAFEWMNAIKEAAQNASVLENERRKMERNSRVAKEMSDLIIYCRSVPFKHHSASWVFYEMSSFPETKAEKYFLQPETRGLFVRYHRHHLSRVYPKGQRLDSSNYHPTALWNCGSQMIALNFQTPDKPMQLNQAKFRDNGGCGFLLKPDFMFRDEFDPSDPNTLVGVGEVIVNVRIIGGRNLCKVSRNITSPLVEVEVLGASFDGGMKHRTRAIADNGLNPIWNEICEFRIANPHFAMIRFEVQDEDMFGEPIFIGQAVFPLGAIRTGYRSVPLRNKYSEELELATLLVHTSIRPPQTEL
- the LOC128277550 gene encoding probable ATP-dependent RNA helicase DDX56 → MDNPEQELNFHELELDDRLLKDIARLGWISPTLVQEKAIPFLLEGKDVLIRARTGSGKTAAFAIPIIQSILSRKGESALRETSVLVMAPSQDLCHQISKVFSELTSSCGALVRVVDLSSKEDRATHRHLLAERPDIIVSTPAKLRTVLTDGTLNVRESLRCVTIDEADLMFSFGFEKDLQEVLKHFPPVHQSVLCSATLEQDVESLKKLILHNPVVLKLEEPDLVIGSQLTHYQVEVEEVDKAVVLYTLLKLKLIQGKCIIFVKSVERCYRLKLFLEQFNIRSCILNSELPIKIRCHAVSQFNQGVYDTIIASDELMTDNPERVSKKKAKKVSTKKLLQQSSEAESSVSRGIDFQCVSCVINFDFPSDINSYIHRAGRTARGKNNGSVLSLVANDEVERKREVEEFLQGLAADEGFTMKDFQFNFNEVEAFRYRAKDAWRAITKFSIREARIKELKAEMFNSEKLKSFFEENPRDLQTLRHDRSLHTVRVQEHLGDVPDYLVPPSLRSIVAFTNTRRNKKSSTDWRTARFQRKRASKVDNPLLMDGMDYGKKRRV
- the LOC128277551 gene encoding 39S ribosomal protein L14, mitochondrial, whose protein sequence is MLTNGLLQLLSIRAVSRTIHTTPACSEIRKLARLRVVDNSDIGKRAMAEGRPPKCIHVYNKRHVGLIGDKVLVAIKGQKKKGILVGLRQFQKPKVPKFDSNNLVLIDDNGTPLGTRIHVPIPTMLRTILREKTQAKGADYTKLLAIASRFI
- the LOC128276379 gene encoding putative pre-mRNA-splicing factor ATP-dependent RNA helicase PRP1 isoform X2, translating into MSKRRIEVMDPFIKKRREEKAALDSGGGTSYGTSGSSALTKGAAGGGGAEAGGKNPLNGIPYTQNYYNLYKKRITLPVFEYKTDFMRLLSEHQCIVLVGETGSGKTTQIPQWCVEFALKSSSKGVACTQPRRVAAMSVAQRVSEEMDVMLGQEVGYSIRFEDCSSPRTLLKYMTDGMLLREGMSDPMLEAYQVILLDEAHERTLATDLLMGVLKEVIRQRKDLKLVVMSATLDAGKFQQYFDNAPLMNVPGRTHPVEIFYTPEPERDYLEAAIRTVIQIHMCEEIEGDILMFLTGQEEIEEACKRVKREIDNLGPDVGELKCIPLYSTLPPHMQQKIFETAPPKRANGAIGRKVVISTNIAETSLTIDGVVFVIDPGFSKQKVYNPRIRVESLLVSPISKASAQQRAGRAGRTRPGKCFRLYTEKAYKTEMQDNTYPEILRSNLGTVVLQLKKLGIDDLVHFDFMDPPAPETLMRALELLNYLAALDDDGNLTDLGAVMAEFPLDPQLAKMLIASCQHNCSNEILSITAMLSVPQCFVRPNEMKKAADDAKMRFAHVDGDHLTLLNVYHAFKQNNEDQSWCYDNFINYRSLKSADNVRQQLARIMDRFQLQRTSTEFTSREYYFNIRKALVQGFFMQVAHLERTKHYQTIKDNQVVQLHPSTCLDHKPEWVIYNEFVLTTKNYIRTVTDVKPEWLLQIAPQYYDMNNFPLCEAKRQLELIMSRLDSKQFQQGF
- the LOC128276379 gene encoding putative pre-mRNA-splicing factor ATP-dependent RNA helicase PRP1 isoform X1, translated to MSKRRIEVMDPFIKKRREEKAAAEAAAGSSASSSKLDSGGGTSYGTSGSSALTKGAAGGGGAEAGGKNPLNGIPYTQNYYNLYKKRITLPVFEYKTDFMRLLSEHQCIVLVGETGSGKTTQIPQWCVEFALKSSSKGVACTQPRRVAAMSVAQRVSEEMDVMLGQEVGYSIRFEDCSSPRTLLKYMTDGMLLREGMSDPMLEAYQVILLDEAHERTLATDLLMGVLKEVIRQRKDLKLVVMSATLDAGKFQQYFDNAPLMNVPGRTHPVEIFYTPEPERDYLEAAIRTVIQIHMCEEIEGDILMFLTGQEEIEEACKRVKREIDNLGPDVGELKCIPLYSTLPPHMQQKIFETAPPKRANGAIGRKVVISTNIAETSLTIDGVVFVIDPGFSKQKVYNPRIRVESLLVSPISKASAQQRAGRAGRTRPGKCFRLYTEKAYKTEMQDNTYPEILRSNLGTVVLQLKKLGIDDLVHFDFMDPPAPETLMRALELLNYLAALDDDGNLTDLGAVMAEFPLDPQLAKMLIASCQHNCSNEILSITAMLSVPQCFVRPNEMKKAADDAKMRFAHVDGDHLTLLNVYHAFKQNNEDQSWCYDNFINYRSLKSADNVRQQLARIMDRFQLQRTSTEFTSREYYFNIRKALVQGFFMQVAHLERTKHYQTIKDNQVVQLHPSTCLDHKPEWVIYNEFVLTTKNYIRTVTDVKPEWLLQIAPQYYDMNNFPLCEAKRQLELIMSRLDSKQFQQGF